TCTAATGTCAGCATGATCAAAATAATAgacttatttctatttttacggAATGAACTTCAGCTTCCAGTCGATCAAGCAGAACTTAATCTTCACGAAATGCAATCAGACACGACAGACTGAATCTGGCATATAATCGACAAGGTGACCTCGTAACTGTCCTATCTTCTAACAACattcttgatgaaacttgtaagacatttggtatggATCATTTTGACAAAcctgtaaaattgaaaatgtgatACAACATCATCAAGCAGACCACCATTCCAAGACAGAACTTACTggatgaggtaagtgtatacctgggataATAGTTAAactctgtgcgttctgattgtcAGTCATGTGAACAAACccagaagtgattattttttcaaaaatgatatttttcactgcatttacgtaatttattatacattttgacaaaatattgctACAATTtatgtgtatgaaaaaaatattatcaaacgaatttctccccatgcaacgatgtaaacaggggtcatctcattcacacgaattacttaataaagtatcactatcatatgtttttcgtcgatattttggtagaactaagatattCTTGAAATATGTAGTAAATATACATGTTCGATGTAtgaggccgtacacgccataatgttatatgTAAGTCTatggaaaacaattggtggtcttaCCCTAACTAACTACTTGTGGTACAATTAATGGCCAAATTGTATGATTTGAAAATTCTCATCATTGAAGTGACAAATGCATTTTTGACTTTTGCAAGGCCTCATGCAATGCAAATATAATTACTTTACGATGTTAGTCGTCGATCTGAAATTTGAGCAACGGACTCTGGGTTTACGGTCGCAATCAACGTTCGTCTTATTGTATGTGTAAACCATTAAATgcaaattattatgaaaatttagTCCATGGATAGAAGATACTGATGGTACGGGACACAGTAAAGAAGTGACAATGACCGTAAGAAACTTTCAAAAACTATATTGTCCTTCCCTTTGGGGCGTTTATAATAATTACCGGGgctataattatacatataattattaagGTCGCCAAGAGAGTTATGCATTGCATTATGTGGTCATGAATTATTGATGTGAGTGATGAGATTGAACCTAATGTTATATTGTTTGGAATCAAATTCATTCCATTCAAAATTTAATAACTGAAGAcgaagtgaaagtgcatcaaatcaCATTTTAAATCACTaattaattctaagtaaaaagaggagggaattaaattcaaatgaaaaaaaaattatgtgccagagttatgaaccttgcgtcatatggtgtggttgatgatgttgaacaactattttaagtttgaatcaaatccattcagtaataacagagactcattagtcctccacctccgattcatgtggggaagttggcagttacttgcggagaacaggtttgtactggtacagaatccaggaacactggttacgttaactgccagccgttacatgactgaaatactgttgaaaaacggcgttaaacctaaaacaaaaaaaacaaaataacagagacagagtgaaagtgcatcaaaactttaacctaaaattctaagtaaaaaggggaaataattcatgaaaaattggtgccagtgttaggcatcttgtgtcatatgatctgggtgatgatgctgaacaactattttaagtttgaatcgaatccattcagtaataacagaggtagagtgaaagtgcaccaaaactttaacctgaaaatctaagtgaaaaggggggataattcatgaaatataggtgccagagttatggccctgatgtcagatgatgatgaggaataagtatttcaagtttgaatcaaatccatcaagtaattacagagataagttgaaaaaagagaaagtgtaaaaaaaactttatccaAGGTGGGGACatggaaagacgccgacgccggggcgagtagaatagctctccttatacttcgtacagtcgagctaaaaaggaattgagatcttatggtgatacaaattgtgtgcaagattggttaaaaacaaatcataaatgaagctgctattgtgcagacaaagtcaaaatagctaattttggccctttcaggggccataactctggaacccataatgggatctgaccagttcaagaaaggaatcaagatcttatggtgacacaagcttttgtgtaagtttgattaaattcaaatcataaatgaagctgctattgtgcaaacaaagtcaaaatagctaattctggccctatcaggggccataactctggaacccataatggaatctggccagttcaagaaaggaatcaagatcttgtggtgatacaagttgtgtgcaagtttgtttaaaatcaaatcataaatgaagctgctattgcgcagacaaggtcaaaatagctgattttggcccttccaggggccataaatctgaaacccattatgggatctggccagttcaacaaaggaaccaagatcttatggtgacacaagttttatgcaagtttgattacattcaaatcataaatgaagctgctattgtgcagataaggtcaaaatagctaattttggccctttcaggggccataactctggaacccataatgggacctggccagttcaagaaaggaaccaagatcttatggtgatacaagttgtgtgcaagtttggtaaaaatcaaattataaataaagctgcttttgtgcagacaaggtcaaaatagctaagttcgaccctttcaggggccataactctggaacccataatgggatctggccagttcaagaaaggaaccaagatcttatggtgatacaagttgtgtgcaagtttggttaaaataaaatcataaatgaaaccaccatcgtgcagacaagaaaatgTGGACAGACAAAGGGCAATCATGAAAGCCcatcctgtcactatgtgacaggtgagctaaaaagaacctGCTAAGTTCTTCTGTCAAAATCCACAGAGAGCATTCACATTACTAAAATGTTTCGATAATTGTTCTCTCCCTATCAGTATAGGGTATAtcaaccaacaacaacaacaaagcatTTCATGAACATGGTTTATTATTAGCATATGAAGATAATTCTATACTGAAGACAAAAAGATACCAACAATGAAAAGCTTCCAGCATGCCAtatacagatacatgtatatattaatgaGTAAAAATCTGACTGGCGCATTGGCTATACagttcaatttcttttttttttagtaggaAATATGTAGGcctaattttgcaattttacatttattcCATTAAACTCAAGTTTATAATACATAAAGAATAACTAAATATGGCACTTTCAGTATCcgcatatttgtttttcttttaatctaCTATCACCAATGTGAGCTTTAATACTCGGAAAAAAACCCAATATGTTTACACATCCAACAATAAATCCATTTTCTATGTACAGATATCATTTTTCTTTGCAAATACTGATATCATCTTTAAATATCTTACACTGAATCCACCACAGCAATAAAGCCATACTTTTTTCACTGTCCAATAATGAAATGAGaatgaattattttatgaaaatagcTAACACAACTACAGATACAAAATTGAATGACTGGaacagaataaataaatgaatgcttATTATGTGGCAGCCATTAAAATTGCTGCTGAAAGCATGATAAcataaggcctaaaaatagaCCACAATTCCTTTATACTAACAAAGGTTaaaacactaaaataaaaatTCCAGCTTAATTTTTTATAGCAGGTATCCATGCTTATTTCTGATCAATGATGGATCTTTTCTCCCCCAAATTTCTGGGAAAATGTCCAAATCAACACCTCAATAAACTAGGTGACAAATTAGAAGCTATCACAACAGTGActtaatttctattattttcCCCAATTACATTAAAATGATTCTCACATTTTCAACTAGCAGATCTATATGGAACATGTTAGGTTCATGTTTTTCAAACTCATCAGGGAAAAACACTGCCTTAATAGCATTTCACTTTGGATGAAATCCAGACGTTGTCCCtctgcattattttaaatttctcTTCATTATTGCAAATTCTACATTTCTAAAAAGTAACAAaactttttgcttttttttgttttatgaagACTAAGAATGGACACGAAAAGCTGGAGGAAAGAATTATTTAGGTCTATTTTTAGGCCCGATCCGTAAGCAAAGAAAATACTGGGATTGTTCGAgacagatttatacatttaacatgAAAGAAGCCATTATGCACAGACAACTTGCATTGAAGACATTGCATTTGAATTGAGTCAGGCCTCACAATTAATGTATCAGCAAGACTACTTTAAACCATGTGAAACATTGCTAAACCTACTTAACTAACAGCTGAAACGAACACATAACTCAAGTTCCCAAAGAcaaaattgttaacattttaatgcaaaggtttagaaaaatatattatggTAAACTTTTGATCTTGTCTTTTCTTGATGTTTTTCAAAAAGAGCCAAGACATTTCCATCTTTATGTTAATTTAACCAAAATGCTGTGCACACCAGACTAAAGAAAGCACATCTGTTATTTAGTAACATAGTATTACAGAATGCTATTTTTAGCATTTTGATGTTCATTTCAGCCCTGTCATTAATAAAAAGAAACTACAAATGTACAATACCTAAGAATCACTAACCATACCGATaatattgtaataataataagGCAGTTGTACAGCACTGGGGTAATGTAAAATTTACACAACTATTCTAAAATAACAGGCGTTTTGTACAAGGTTCcaataacaaagaaataagaaatataatagCACTATTAGTACTGCAGTGGTAAACAAACACAACTCGAGATTCATGTAATACTAAATATAACTTGACAAAGACAACTTTACAGAAAACATGGACATTCCTATTTTCTTAACGAAAGTATGGAATAAGAAAATGGATTAAATCCAGTCTACTACGATTGTCtatgatgaaaacaaaaataaaaatcatgtgtTTCAACATTGGTTGAAAGGCATTTGTTGATAATTTTATGCAAGTAAAGTTCTATTAAAGTTATATTACTTGTAAACTAGCTTGGTTGAGTGATCAGAATAAACCAGCTTGAGCAAGACAGACAAGAGTTTGGTGCTGGAAGGTATGAAGCAGAAAACTCGGGTAAAGGAATAGAAAAAATAGCTGTTATTAAAATCTTTGGCAAAAAAGTAAAACTGTAACCTACTTTTCCTATTGGCAGAAAACAGCCCACTTTGGTGTCATGTGCAGTTCAATTTTCTAATCTTTATAGGTTGCACATTGTGAAGGTGCAAATGActtaaaaatgcttcaaaattttACAGGAGGTAAAATCTTGGAATTTAAGAAAACTGGACTCACAGACAGaacctttttttgaaaaattaaacaagaagtTCTATATCTCAAAAACACATATTCCATTTACCTAAACTTATTTCCATTGATTTCGAAAAATAAGATACAACGGTTagataattttgatttttacGTGAATTACCAATACCGTGCAAAATATAAACTCACAAAAGCCACACAGCAAGAAATGTTATGAGTTTCAACAACATTTGATTAGGATACCTTTATGATGAAAAACAATATATCATTTGGAGAAATGAAGTTTTAAGCCAAAACTGTAAACACACATTTAATATTCATACATTTGTTTCTAATTTTGATGTATGCTAGAGAACGAAGTaaacatgtttacatgtattatttgtATACAACTTATTTTCCAAACATTTTCAATTGTATGTAACATATAAAAACAGTACTGACCATTTTATATTATCACAAGCTATTACTAAATTGAACTTGTGAACATCTGATTGTAAATTCCAACTTCTCAGATAAAATTCAGTCCGAGATGGGCTTCCATACTTTTAATAAATGCTTCATATTCTTATCTAATAGTATTCTTTCATGAATTTAAGGATTAAAATCTGTTTTTTGTAACATGCAAGAAAATCTGCTTTCACACAACACTCGAAATCCAAACATcgtaacattaaagaacaaatgGCAACATTAGGATGACGCATAAAAAACTTGTGTTGCATTAGCACAATGAGCCGATTGAATCTGTGTAGTTGGATGTATTATTGGTCCCCTCACATTTTCTATATACAAGTCACTTCACTCCACACAAGCATTTACTGATCTGGGCTCGCGTCACCGCCATCTTCTGTTTTCAGTGCTGACTTGTTTTTTCTCACTTCTTCAATTTTCTTCTCCTGAAATTTGCAAGATGtgattaaatgtataaaaaatatgcattacAACACTAGCACAGAAACAGTACACATTTATTGAAtaacagtcaaaactattgcccaaggTATGAAGGTagatagttttgactactgactgCCAAGCCATTCTTATATGACatctgaaacaattttttttttctctcaactTATTTACTGTAGCCAAGCAAAGCTGTATTGAACTATAGGCTGGTCAATATCACAAACTATTGTCAGATTGgcaatttatataatatcattttataatagtAAGTAATATAAGAGGTTAATATTTCAGATATGTAGGAATTTACTATATATTTCAATAGGCCTTCCATGTATCAAATTTCGAACAACAacatttaacaagagcaccgccttgcgggtgctgacgctcatctgattttttttgtataatagaaatattgtcctacccatgattttctaagtctaaaaagggccatcattcttgcaaaaagcaggatagagttatgtttcttgatgtacagtgtccacttatgatggtgaaaaactgttgcaagttttaaagcaatagctttgatagtttatgagaaaagttgacttaaacataatattcaaccaagaaaatgatttttctaagtccaaaaggggcaataattattgcaaaaagcaggatggagttatgttgcttgctgtacagggtcagcttatgatggtgaacaagtgttgcaagttttaaagcaatagctttgatagtttaggataaaagctgacctaaacataaaacttaaccaagaaaactgattttctaagtccaaaaggggcaataattcttgcaaaaagcaagatggagttatgtttcttgatgtacagggtctgcttatgatggtgaacaagtattccaagtttcaaagcaatagctttgatagtttaggagaaaagttgacctaaacataaaacttaaccaagaaatctgatattttctaagtacaaaaggggccataaatcttgcaaaaagcaagatggagttatgtttcttgctatacagggtcagcttatgatggtgaacaagtattccaagtttcaaagcaatagctttgatagtttaggagaaaagctgacctaaacataaaacttaaccaggcaacgccgacgccgacgccgacaaccgctcaagtgatgacaataactcatcattttttttcaaaaaatcagatgagctaataaactTAGACGaacatatttacattacatttgtaAGATAAGTATCTTTTAAGTTCCAAACATTTGGAGAATTATATGTAGCAAACCACTGAATATATCCAACAATTTTCACTGGAAAACAATGTTTGTTGTGTAAGAATATCACACGGATAGCTTAAtgtttgcattaaaatattttttcctcaaGTTAAGAGTAGTTTTGTGCAGTTACGTGGTTGTGTTAATTATCGTACCTTAGTACAAATAAGCTTAAACAAATGGTCAGAAGGTATGCAAAGTCCACTTCAATACCAGTGCATCTATGAGTTTACATATACGGTAAGAAATGTAtagtataaattttataataccaaaTATTCTTCAAGTGTTAAAAGATAGTACGGTCACATGACATGCAAGTGATTTGATAGCTAACAATATCCAACATAAATCCTCTCTGATCTTCACATTCCATTCCATCCACCAAAGAGTAACACAAATTTAATTCCAAAATTTCAATTCATGAAGCCTGACTGTACAGTAATTTTGTAGAGCAAATACATCCCTACACTGGCAGCAAAGTGCATATCCAACATAATTCAACTGCTCTACCAGAGGCCACACATCAGAAACATTTTGTATGTCCATCGTGGTACATTTGTATTACTTCAACCCTTTTGATCTTACATGTTCTCTAAGCCTGTTTCGCTGCTCTGTGAGGTACTTCTCTCTGTTTTGAATGGCCTTCTGGATCTTCTCCAAGACTTTTTCCTCCGAGTATTTGCTCTTCATCATGTTCTCATTTGCTTTGATCACCTCCTCCACATGCTTTTCCTGGAAATTGCAGAAAAAAGCACACAAGACTATATCACTACACAATAACTGCATGCTATAAACTAAATACATAACAAAGAATCAACAGAGCAGAGCGTTTATAACTGTTAACATATTGCCTCTTTTGGTGTGCCAAACTTGATGAGATGTATGCAAATGGACAATgaatattcattcatttgttgACTGTTTAAATACagcttcaatatttttttatcttaaattattcAAAGTCATCTCCTCACCTAATTTCCAACATTATGCATGTAGCATGTTTAAAATAGATTCTACTGCCAACCAGGCAAGACAAGATAAAACtagttaacaagagctcgtagaacaggAAATGCCCCCcgttgatgcattcagtaattgtacaaggaacagaaaatatttggtcactgtgtactggacgtttgacgtacctacctcaaatcaataattatgtgtCATTTACCAGTCAAAAGTGACCTTTgaatcaaatgtgatcttagaccaaagcattctctagtaaTTGGGCAAAAAAAGTTCTCCTGTTCtggtttcatgatcctaggcccaagcattctcaaattatcatccggaaaggtttaactattccgggtcactgtgaccttgacctttgatctactgacctcaaaatcaataggggtcatctgttggtcatgaccaacctccatatcaagtttcatgatcctaggcccaagcgttcaagttattgtccggaaacggtttaactgttccaggtcactgtgaccctttCTTTTGAACTAacaatcaataggagtcatttgctggtcatgaccaacctccctatcaagtttcatgatcctaagcccaagcgttcaagttatcatccggaaacggtttaactgttctaggtcactgtgaccctgacctttgacctcaaaatcaataggggtcatctgtttgtcatgaccaacctccctatcaagtttcatgatcctagtagGCCCAAGCGTTCAAGTTGTCCaaaaacggtttaactgttccgggtcactgtgaccctgacctttgacctcaaaatcaataggggtcatttgctggtcatgaccaaccttaacttccatgatcctaggcccaagcgtttttgagttatcatccagaaaccaattTGTCTAGggactgaccaacatctgcaaaacaatatacccctccttcttcaaagatTGGGCGTAATAACGGACAATACAGACTAGAGAAAAATTCAGTCTGAAGAGTTTGTTTGGTAGGGTTTTAAAACACCCTGACACAATTCATGttatatggcaattttccaactTTAATGGGGAAGATGACCAAAGAAGATGCCCCTTCAGGTACTTTTAAAGACAAAAAAGGGCACCTGAGTAGAGCCATTAACCTGCCCCcgagccagctggatgacttccttaaATGATGACCCAAGTAAGACTTCAACTCTTAGTGTTTGGGGGCAAGTGAAACAACATCGGCTACCTTAACTATTGAACATAGAGACCCCTTTATCTGCAGCGATTAGTAGAAAAGGTGCTTTTGGTAAACAATGTGAGATAAAGTTGGAAGTCTTTTTCTTCAATTAAACAAGTTAGCTCACACTTCAGAAAGAGAGCAATACagtagtaataaaataattaacgAAACAAGATAGATCTAACTCATCAAAAAATAAACTAATTTTCTATTAACTAGACAACAAAGATGTATAGATTATATTATGTTCTCCACATTATTCAATATGGATCCCGTTTTGTAATCTGATTTTAAGTCCTATGCTGTAAGTCCTCATCAATGCGAGCAGGCAATGGGAAGATGAAGAAAACTCTATTTTACAGCCTACTGTCTATATTGGTCATTGAAAGTTGACTATACTGGAGTGGTAACTCACATGTTCCCTCAATCTAAGCACCATACTTTCAATTTGAGAGTTTCTTTTCCCCGCCTTCTGTTCCAGCTTGTTTTTGATTCGTTCCTCGAGTTCCTTCGCCATCTCGTCACTCTTTCTACACGTCTCTTCAACTTTCAACAGCTGGACAACAACAATGCAATGTTTAATTATCAAGATCTTCCAATAAACATATTTCTTGGCTAAAACTAGACTTTACGAAAGGTTATAAAGGAACAAGCTTCTCGCTCCACGATCTTTCTACAACTTGACAAATTCAATTCCTCAGTAGAATATGGAAAGATGTAATTAAACAACTAATTCTGATTCTGTGTTCTTACAAGAATGCTTTACAAGATATTCCAGAAATGGCTTGTATGGATGCTTTAGTAATTGTAACGGCATAAAATCTTCATGTACTTGAACAAAAGGTAAACAGTCAAATCTAAAAGCATAAAGATGCAGAATGGCATTTACTGAAAAACAAAGctaattctttgtttttaaaacattttatagtcCCTTTTTGCCCTTCAAAATATGCATCAAGTGCATGGAAAGACTACTGTTCTTAAGACATAAAAGGTAACATTTTAAGAATTGCAGTCATTGAAAAAAACATGAGTGACATATATGCAGTTATTTTACCATGAAGTAATACAACATACATAAAGACAATAGCAGCAGAGGTCCAGGGCAAGGAATTTTCTTGACAGGCAATACaccaaaattattatatttacaagaAATGTAGTATTCCAgttgcaaaagaaaaacataaaatacagaattcAAAGGAACTTTTGCAATTTAAATCCTCTGATTTTCTCAAGCCTTTTCACCCTGTTTCAACCCAGAAATAAACGTTCtgtgtgaacacaatagagatacaatatttatgaaactacACACAATACAACATgcataaataaatgttataaaagcaTATTTAATGGTAATGAGAACACAATGAAGGAAATacttgctaaaaataaaaaatattgctaACTAAAGGTTTTCTTTTCCAAATCCTTTTCTGTGAAATCTTCAGCTTTTGAAGTGTGCACTTGCATACGACAACAAAAAATGCTGCTTTACACTGTCTGAAACTGTGAGTCATATAATTTGCAAATCTTATTTTTGCCTTTTATACACATGTTCGCAAAACAGTGACAGACAaatttaaaactgtgaatattcCTAGAAACTAACCCCAAAAGTAAATTAGCTGAGAAATGGGAATTCTCAACATAACTACTACATGATTCACTAGTATGTCTGGTATCTATGAaaccatggttcatacagaactttcaaaacaaaattcaagtgATTTTCTATGGAAATGATCTTCAATACAGCACCGATAAAATTTCTCaacaaacttcacatacttaaaTGCTCAATTTTCATACCATCCCATATTAATGCAAAGAAATTTGTATTTGAGTAAGAAAGATTTTGTATGGGCTCTGTTGCTTTTGGGCCGTCTCAGGGATTCGTTGTCTGGTTGGGTCTTGGGCGGTCTGTGTATCTGTGGGGTTTTGGTGGAACTTAATCTGTCAGTTAAGACGTCTTTAAATTTCTGCAGTGAGTGCAGGCGTTTTCTGGGTTCTGCTGGATCTGCGCGGATGCATGGGCATGTCTTGATTTGCCATGGTTGTGGGGTCACTGGGTCGGTTTTCTTGTGACAGGGCTCATGCATGCTACTTTGAGTTTATGTTGGTCACATtcctgttatgttagtaaatgttaCTAGTGTTTAGATGGTTTGTGATATTTGTTTGCTGAACTGTTTTGGCTATTAATTTGTACATGCATTTATCTGTAATGCTgatgcccttaaagggccaagatttgaaataaaacttgaaaactcACGTTGTGATAATTGCGTTTTAGAGTACTAAAACCCATCCCGGTACCATACCGTACTATCATTTACTCGTTGGTAAGCCCTGTTGAACATAGGTCTGTCATCTGTTcgtcccgccccccccccccccccccccccccccccgacattTTGGTCTGatctgttattttttctgattttctatTCGCAGAACATTAATTCAAGggcaatttatcaaaatttacttgttttcttttttgaaaattcaagTACTTTACATGGAGCTTTTGgcagtttcaaattcaagtactttttaagacctgtgcgaaccatggaAACTGTGTTTTTGTTGGTTTCTGTTAGGTTTCTACTTGTATATTACAAGTCACAAAAAACTTACAAAAGCTGTGGTGagttttagctcaactattcaaagaacaggtagagctattggactcaacTGTGCGTTGATGTCAgcatcccaatttggttaagtttttgtatgtaagctggtatctcagtaaccaattgcaggaatggattgaaacttcacacacttgttcactgtcatgatctgacatgcactgcacaggttccaaaACTCTAGTTTgcattgttacaaaattatgtcccttttttgatgaagcagtttttgtatgtaagcttgtatctcagtaccccaaatggaaatggattgaaacttcacacactcatcCACTGTGTTGCGCTGACATGTATGCATtctacaggttccataactctgtattgcatttttactaaATCGTGTccctttttttcaacttttatattaattcaactgacaaggctgttgaatagttgagcgttgctgtcctacgACAGCTCGTTTTAATACTGGTAAAAgtatgcattttcttct
The sequence above is a segment of the Mercenaria mercenaria strain notata chromosome 3, MADL_Memer_1, whole genome shotgun sequence genome. Coding sequences within it:
- the LOC123524894 gene encoding stathmin-like isoform X2 → MSQESVKTNAGSVAYEVILKPASGDVPRPPSPPKDKGLTHDDIVRKLQEAEERRLSMEAEKLAPLQKQKERAQEALEKAKQEEESFAQATREKLRRSMEVNKENRDSQIQALQTRLREHLLKVEETCRKSDEMAKELEERIKNKLEQKAGKRNSQIESMVLRLREHEKHVEEVIKANENMMKSKYSEEKVLEKIQKAIQNREKYLTEQRNRLREHEKKIEEVRKNKSALKTEDGGDASPDQ